A genomic stretch from Arenicella xantha includes:
- a CDS encoding GlsB/YeaQ/YmgE family stress response membrane protein, translating to MDITGLIIFLAIGAIAGWLAGTLMKGGGFGLLGNIVVGVVGAVLGGYIFGVMGIAAGGLIGSIVTATAGAAFLLLVVRILKKA from the coding sequence ATGGATATCACAGGTCTAATTATATTTTTGGCAATTGGGGCCATCGCAGGATGGTTGGCGGGTACCTTAATGAAAGGTGGTGGCTTTGGCCTGCTCGGCAATATCGTCGTTGGAGTGGTCGGTGCGGTGCTAGGTGGCTATATATTTGGTGTTATGGGTATTGCAGCCGGAGGACTAATCGGTTCTATCGTGACGGCAACTGCCGGAGCAGCCTTCTTACTACTCGTTGTTCGCATCCTGAAAAAAGCATAA
- a CDS encoding nucleoside hydrolase-like domain-containing protein gives MKHRLFVLTDIGGDPDDQMSMVRLLTYANHFDIEGLVATPTGADKNQLHPEKIQRIINAYSQVRDNLERHEKGFPSTDELLRVVFKGVPIHDMAGVGEGKDSPGSDQLIRAVDRDDDRPLWVNVWGGPNVLAQALWKVRNTRTDLELQQFVSKLRVYAISDQDNSGPWIRKEFPNLFYIVTPGVNAGGGFHHATWIAIGGDNFHGRFGGANYQLVTNEWLNKNVRSKGPLGGVYPHWKFMMEGDTPAFLYLLNNGLNAPENPNWGGWGGRYELYTPRKEKWFLEEETRPIWTNAQDEVFGTDGKWHTSNHASIWRWRSAYQNDFSARMDWSIKDYKDANHPPVVQLDHPAYIEAAPGERVELSATSSHDPDGDALSYAWFVYAEAGTRGISNASTGVMLDIKNHDQAKAWFDVQTKRVMPPGTGTMHIILAVTDHGTPRLTRYSRVIVNVQ, from the coding sequence ATGAAACACCGATTGTTTGTGTTGACTGACATCGGTGGTGACCCTGATGATCAAATGTCAATGGTTCGCCTGCTTACGTACGCTAACCATTTCGACATTGAAGGCTTGGTGGCAACCCCTACTGGTGCGGATAAAAATCAATTACACCCTGAGAAAATCCAGCGCATTATAAACGCCTATAGCCAAGTACGAGACAACTTGGAACGCCATGAGAAGGGGTTTCCTAGTACTGATGAGCTGCTGCGTGTGGTGTTTAAGGGCGTCCCTATTCATGATATGGCCGGAGTCGGTGAAGGTAAGGATTCTCCTGGTTCTGATCAGCTAATACGAGCAGTAGATCGTGATGATGATCGCCCTTTATGGGTGAATGTTTGGGGCGGCCCTAATGTACTTGCGCAGGCTCTATGGAAGGTTCGTAATACACGTACTGACTTGGAACTGCAGCAGTTTGTCAGTAAGTTACGCGTCTATGCCATATCTGATCAAGATAATAGTGGCCCGTGGATTCGCAAGGAATTTCCAAATTTATTCTATATAGTCACGCCCGGAGTAAATGCCGGAGGTGGCTTTCATCATGCTACGTGGATCGCAATTGGTGGCGATAATTTCCACGGCCGTTTTGGAGGCGCAAATTACCAGCTGGTTACTAATGAATGGTTGAATAAAAATGTGCGTAGCAAAGGTCCGCTGGGAGGAGTCTATCCACATTGGAAGTTTATGATGGAAGGCGACACGCCAGCATTTCTGTATTTGTTGAATAATGGCTTAAATGCACCAGAGAACCCGAATTGGGGAGGATGGGGCGGGCGCTACGAGTTGTATACCCCGCGTAAAGAGAAATGGTTTCTCGAAGAGGAGACCCGTCCAATCTGGACTAATGCTCAGGATGAAGTTTTTGGTACAGATGGCAAATGGCATACTAGTAATCACGCTAGTATTTGGCGTTGGCGCTCGGCATACCAAAATGACTTCTCAGCTCGAATGGATTGGAGTATCAAAGACTACAAGGATGCGAATCATCCACCGGTAGTGCAATTGGATCATCCAGCCTACATCGAGGCTGCGCCCGGTGAGCGCGTTGAGTTAAGTGCTACCTCGTCGCATGACCCTGATGGAGATGCGTTGTCGTATGCATGGTTTGTTTATGCTGAGGCTGGAACGCGAGGTATTTCGAATGCGAGCACTGGGGTAATGCTCGATATCAAAAATCATGATCAAGCAAAGGCTTGGTTTGACGTTCAAACCAAGCGTGTAATGCCGCCAGGTACCGGCACCATGCATATTATTTTAGCGGTGACGGATCATGGTACACCGAGACTCACGCGTTATTCTCGGGTGATCGTCAACGTTCAGTAA
- a CDS encoding DUF1566 domain-containing protein, which yields MSSVAYSQQTCIDYIIDDVPDARYIVHADSTVTDKLTGLMWARCTVGHSGQSCELGEDAKFNWRDAMQAAADSEWADYRDWRIPNVDEYRSLVNYSCRSPAINLAIFPNVQSRNNFYWTAEISLLSGRDDTAPLFDFLDGIQNSNFRTGLGKVMLVREVE from the coding sequence GTGAGCAGCGTAGCCTACAGTCAGCAGACTTGTATCGACTATATAATTGATGACGTGCCCGATGCTCGATACATCGTCCATGCAGACTCCACGGTAACCGATAAATTAACCGGTTTGATGTGGGCGCGCTGCACCGTTGGACACTCTGGCCAATCTTGCGAGCTTGGTGAAGATGCCAAATTTAATTGGCGTGACGCTATGCAGGCTGCGGCCGACTCTGAATGGGCTGATTATCGAGATTGGCGTATTCCAAATGTGGACGAATACCGTAGCTTAGTAAACTACAGTTGCCGAAGCCCGGCCATTAATCTAGCAATATTTCCCAATGTTCAATCGAGAAATAATTTTTATTGGACAGCGGAGATTAGTTTGTTGAGTGGCCGAGACGACACCGCACCATTGTTTGACTTTTTAGATGGTATTCAAAATTCGAATTTCCGCACTGGTTTGGGCAAAGTGATGTTGGTGCGCGAGGTTGAATAA
- a CDS encoding DUF1566 domain-containing protein, giving the protein MKSRSQCTATKCISGILALLLLPTSAEVVAQQQSLPTGAMSLLLLDNEPSAPITSVTYRLPDSGVLIAGNYPTGNNATCSGAVVSQQTCSHGRDVSDYDDSDGRAGFSYTKLDVNGNDLPASAESWACVRDNVTGFVWEVKTDDGGLRDTDNTYFWGGISAEGRGVDGAHGIYYDDWNPLIEAANTEPLCGFDDWRVPHIKELGTLLDRGKPIGPSIDTNYFPNTQTDYYWSSTPGHPENGDDIGRARRFDFDDAVDRSWYRSGQYSHYHVRLVRTDDYQNFDSVK; this is encoded by the coding sequence GTGAAGTCGAGAAGTCAGTGCACTGCGACGAAATGCATAAGTGGCATTTTAGCCTTACTATTATTGCCTACTAGCGCTGAGGTGGTGGCTCAGCAGCAGAGTTTACCGACTGGCGCTATGTCGTTATTGTTGTTAGATAACGAGCCTTCGGCACCAATAACTTCCGTCACTTACCGCCTTCCTGATTCCGGTGTGTTAATCGCAGGTAATTACCCAACTGGGAACAATGCTACTTGCAGTGGCGCTGTAGTTAGCCAACAGACATGCTCACACGGGCGTGACGTAAGCGACTACGACGATTCAGATGGCCGAGCAGGATTTAGCTACACCAAGCTTGATGTTAACGGTAACGACTTGCCCGCCTCAGCCGAAAGTTGGGCCTGTGTTCGAGACAATGTCACTGGCTTTGTTTGGGAAGTTAAGACTGACGATGGCGGCCTACGCGATACTGATAATACTTATTTTTGGGGCGGCATTAGTGCTGAGGGTCGTGGTGTCGACGGCGCACACGGAATTTACTATGATGATTGGAATCCGTTGATCGAGGCCGCAAACACCGAGCCGTTGTGTGGTTTCGACGATTGGCGAGTGCCTCATATTAAAGAGTTAGGAACCCTGCTTGACCGTGGCAAGCCTATCGGGCCCAGCATCGATACGAATTATTTCCCGAATACCCAAACTGATTACTACTGGAGTTCTACGCCAGGTCATCCTGAAAACGGCGATGACATCGGACGTGCGCGCCGCTTTGACTTCGACGATGCGGTGGATCGGTCTTGGTATCGCTCTGGGCAATATAGTCACTATCATGTGCGCTTAGTGCGAACTGATGACTATCAAAATTTCGACTCGGTGAAATAA
- a CDS encoding lytic polysaccharide monooxygenase, translating into MKSLIQILLVLVFSTLSYFFSSTQAYAHGLMVDPPARNARCGLPEDQKPHNATEPACVAAFANDQNGGYQFMSVLSHDVGRQGVSPLPSNVCGFDSETWDNYNNGNTTPWDLPLNWPTSSVNAGAFDITWNISWGPHFDDTEEFVYYITKPGFQYQVGTPLTWNDFETTPFCKQTYNDATPNANPNVIADKGATTFKTSCTLPNRNGRHVIYGEWGRNYFTYERFHGCIDVSFGGGTGNNTSPVATAQNVSVDENSSVPITLMGSDSDGTITAYTIVAGPSNGTLTGSGANLVYTPTVGYFGTDSFTFSVTDNDGAASSAATVSITVNEESTGGNQAPLADFSYSASNLSVSFDASASSDPDNGPQPLSYTWNFGDGQTASGASASHVFATSDTYSVTLTVDDGQDNATQTKAVTVTSEPSTGDVSCEYVISNQWNSGFVAEIRIINRGTTTVDGWNVSWNYNDGSAVTSAWNANLVGSGPYTASNIAWNGSVAPGETVAFGVQGTHGGSTAPVTVTGDVCN; encoded by the coding sequence ATGAAATCACTTATTCAAATCCTACTTGTTTTAGTATTTTCGACACTATCTTACTTTTTCTCGAGCACGCAAGCCTACGCACATGGCCTCATGGTCGACCCGCCCGCTCGTAATGCGCGATGCGGCTTACCTGAAGACCAGAAGCCCCACAACGCAACCGAACCGGCCTGTGTCGCAGCATTCGCCAATGATCAGAATGGTGGCTACCAATTTATGAGCGTACTAAGCCATGATGTCGGACGCCAAGGGGTAAGTCCATTACCGAGCAATGTTTGCGGGTTTGATAGTGAAACTTGGGACAATTACAACAATGGCAATACCACACCATGGGACTTGCCCTTGAATTGGCCAACCAGCTCGGTAAATGCTGGAGCGTTCGATATCACTTGGAATATTTCTTGGGGCCCACATTTTGATGACACCGAAGAGTTCGTTTACTACATCACCAAACCAGGATTCCAATACCAAGTCGGCACACCACTCACATGGAACGATTTTGAAACGACCCCGTTTTGCAAGCAAACCTACAACGATGCAACTCCCAACGCGAACCCGAATGTTATTGCCGATAAAGGCGCGACGACCTTTAAAACCTCATGCACACTGCCGAACCGCAATGGTAGACATGTAATCTATGGCGAATGGGGCCGAAACTATTTCACGTACGAACGCTTTCATGGCTGCATCGACGTCAGTTTTGGAGGCGGAACCGGCAACAATACTTCGCCAGTTGCAACCGCACAAAACGTGTCGGTTGATGAAAACTCATCAGTGCCAATTACGTTAATGGGCAGTGACAGCGACGGTACCATCACCGCCTATACCATTGTCGCGGGACCAAGCAATGGAACACTTACCGGCAGCGGAGCTAACTTAGTTTACACGCCAACTGTAGGCTACTTCGGCACTGATTCATTCACCTTTAGTGTTACCGATAATGATGGAGCGGCCTCGTCTGCCGCCACCGTCAGCATTACCGTGAACGAAGAGTCTACTGGAGGCAATCAGGCGCCTCTGGCAGACTTTAGCTACAGCGCATCAAACCTAAGTGTAAGCTTTGATGCTAGCGCGTCTTCCGACCCTGACAACGGACCTCAGCCCCTGAGCTATACGTGGAATTTCGGCGACGGGCAAACCGCCTCCGGAGCAAGCGCATCACATGTTTTCGCCACTTCCGACACCTACTCTGTGACGCTCACGGTGGACGATGGGCAAGACAACGCCACGCAGACCAAAGCTGTCACCGTCACCTCAGAACCCAGTACCGGCGATGTCAGCTGCGAATACGTTATCTCAAATCAATGGAATTCTGGATTTGTTGCTGAGATTCGAATCATAAATCGTGGCACAACAACCGTAGACGGCTGGAATGTAAGCTGGAATTACAACGATGGTAGTGCAGTGACTAGCGCTTGGAATGCCAACTTAGTCGGCAGTGGTCCTTACACGGCTAGCAACATTGCATGGAACGGCTCTGTCGCTCCAGGCGAAACAGTAGCCTTCGGAGTTCAAGGCACACATGGCGGCTCTACGGCGCCGGTAACAGTAACTGGTGACGTGTGTAATTAG
- a CDS encoding alpha/beta hydrolase family protein, whose amino-acid sequence MRFRLPSSNSRQSPPLIVIPHGGPHGVRDHWQFDEETQLLANRGYAVLKVNFRGSGGYGEAFEKLGYKEWGGKMIDDIIDATNWVAESGQVDQHRMCIYGASYGGYAALMAAIRAPDLYRCTVGYVGVYDLPTMYSDSDIPRNWGGVGYLEKVIGRNDKQLAEYSPVNHADKIKAEIMLIHATEDRRVPIKHADLLREALEDANKKFTYLEYGDSGHGLWNVDKRKDMYTKLLAFFDKSLN is encoded by the coding sequence ATGCGTTTTAGATTGCCATCAAGCAACTCACGCCAGTCGCCGCCATTGATAGTAATTCCGCATGGAGGCCCTCATGGCGTACGCGACCATTGGCAATTCGACGAAGAAACACAGCTCTTAGCAAACCGTGGGTATGCAGTACTCAAGGTGAATTTTCGAGGCAGCGGTGGATACGGCGAGGCCTTTGAAAAGCTTGGGTATAAGGAATGGGGCGGCAAGATGATCGACGATATTATCGACGCCACTAACTGGGTTGCTGAATCTGGCCAAGTTGACCAACACCGAATGTGTATTTATGGCGCTAGTTATGGTGGTTATGCTGCACTTATGGCAGCCATCAGAGCACCTGACTTGTATCGCTGCACGGTAGGTTATGTTGGGGTCTACGATTTACCTACGATGTATTCTGATAGTGATATTCCGCGTAATTGGGGCGGCGTAGGTTATTTAGAAAAAGTGATAGGACGCAATGACAAGCAGCTTGCCGAGTATTCGCCTGTCAACCATGCAGACAAGATCAAAGCCGAAATCATGCTCATTCACGCCACTGAGGATCGTCGAGTGCCGATTAAGCATGCCGACTTGTTACGCGAAGCGCTCGAGGATGCAAATAAAAAATTCACCTACCTTGAGTATGGCGACAGTGGGCACGGTTTGTGGAATGTCGATAAGCGCAAAGATATGTATACAAAACTGCTAGCTTTCTTCGATAAAAGCTTGAATTAA